CCGTCCTGGGAACGTACCCGGATAAATCTCTGGTTATCCAGGAACAGCTGGCAGGCATGTTTTTATGACGATTACACAGGAGTCTTGTTTTATGTGCACCAAGTGACTTGCTTGCTTACACACCTAGCTGTGCAAAATACATTAAGGCAGATCATGTTCCACGTGCCACATAATCCTCCAGGCTCCCTCCAGGGTGGAGGTAATTGACATGGACACACCCAGCTTTTAATCTTTTTTCACAGAGCTGCAAATTCCTTACCTGCTGATTGCAGTTGAAAGGTTTGGAGCAGTAAAACGCATGGAAGTCCCACAGTTCCCTGCAGTCAGAGCTTTACTAAAACCAGATTTTTTATTATCATCTGTATaactgtagcacctaggaacccatCATGGACGAGGACCCCATGCTGCTAGATGTTGTACGGACACAGAACAAACAAAAGAGCATACAGTTTAAGGATATTTACCTTGCAGGGTTACTGGCTTGTGCACGTGAGCCAGGTGCACAATGGACTATAGATAGAGAAACCAACAAGGATAGAAGAGCCATTGTTAATTATCTTGGTGTCCATTTTTTATCCTCATCTTAATGGTGGCCGAGCCCCACAGTGCTCGTTTTGTGTAGGCAGACCTTGCAGCTTCTCCCTGTTTGGGTTGGGattttctagggctgtcaagcgattaaaaaattcatcgcgattaatcgcactgttaataatagaataccatttatttaaatatttttggatgttttttacattttcaaatatattgatttcaattacaacacagaatacaaagagtacagtgctcactttatatttttattacaaatatttgcattgtaaaaaacaaaagaaatagtatttttaattcacctcatacaagtactgtagtgcaatctctttatcatgaaagttgaacttacaaatgtagaattatgaacaaaaaaataactgcactaaaaaataaaaatgtaaaactttagcgcctacaagtccacacagtcctatttcttgttcagccaatcacacaaacaagtttgtttacatttgcaggagataatgctgcccgtttcCTGttcacaatgtcatctgaaagtgagaacaggtgttctcatggcactgttgtagccggcattgcaagatatttacatgccagatgtgctaaagattcatatgtcccttcatacttcaaccaccattccagaggacatgtgtccatgctgattatgggttctgctcaatagcaatccaaagcagtgcggtccaatacatgttcattttcatcatctgagtcagatgccaccagcagaaggttgattttcttttttggtggttcaggttctgtagtttctgcattgaaGTGTTGCTCTATTAAGagttctgaaagcatgcttcacacctcatccctctcagattttggaaggcacttcagattcttaaaccttggttcgagtgctgtagctatctttagaaatctcaacTTTgttatcttctttgcattttgtcaaatctgcaggaaaagtgttcttaaaatgaacaacatgtgctgagtcatcatccgaaaCTATTATaacacgaaatatatggcagaatacaggtaaaatagagccagagatatacaattctcccccagggagttcagtcacaaatttaattacggtaactcatttttttaatgagcgtcatcagcgtggaagcatgtcctctggaacggcgGCCGAAGCATGCAAGggtatacgaatgtttagcatatctggcacataaatatcttgcaatgctggctacaaaagtcccatgtgaatgcctgttctcactttcaggtgatattgtaaagaAGAAGCTGGCAGTATTAGCTCCCATAAATGTacacaaacttatttgtcttagcaattggctgaatgagaagtaggactgagtggacttataggctctaaagttttgcattgttttgtttttgagtgcagttatgtaacaaaagaaatctacatttgtaagttgcactttcacgataaagagattgcagaacagtacttgtatgaggtgaattgaaaaatactttctcttttgtttatcatttttacagtgcaaatatttgaaaccaaaagtaataatataaagtgagcagtgtacactttgtattttgtgttgtaattgaaatcaatatatttgaaaatgtagaaaaacatccaaaaatatttaatacatttctattgtttaacaatgcaatgaAAACTGATTAatggtgattaattttttttaatcgcgattagattttgagttaatcacgtgagttaactgcaattaattgacagccctagcttTGAGCCATCACTGGCATTTCTGTAGAACCCAAACCATCAAGCAATCTCCATCCACTCCCTCAGGCTCCTTGGTTTATGGCTAGCTCAGGATTTCCTGTACCCATTTGGCACAGCTTTTTGAGGTTGTGCTGGGTCacttcactccctttttccctaCTGCAGCCTAGTTTGGGGGCAATGGCTTTGTGCTCCAGGTGACATGCACAAGGCCCCTTTGTAAATCAAGCTGTAATTGCTCTAAGCAGGTGACACTTTGCTCTAATATGGGAGGGATGGGCAGAAGGCATTAAACAGCTCAATCAAGCCCCCTCTAGCTCCCTTTAATAACCATGTCCAGGGTGTTATTTTCTTGCCAAGTGAGGGCAGGAGCTGACACTGGTGCACAGCAGAGACCAGAAAGGCATCCGCCTTAGGGCCACCTAAGGGTCCCCATTAGGAGTACAGGAGCATGAAGCAATAGAGGCGGTTTTCACCCAACTTGCATGTCCATTTCccatgcttgctgtgcactaCCCGTAAGGGAAGGCTGCCTCTTTCCAGCACAATGCCAGGGGAAGGTTGTGTGCTGCATGATGACAATCTGTTCCCTTATGCAGCATGATTTAAGAATCAAGGGAACCCTTTGCCATCCTGGTTGATGGCAATGCTCCAAGAGACTAGCCGCAGAAGCTCTGCCAGAGACCACTGATGTGTTTTGGGTAGAGACTAGGAAGCCAGCACACCACACTGTGGAAAAGCAGGGGTGGGCCACAGATGCACCTAAAATGTCAGGAATCCTTGACCAGGCTCACCCTTCCAGCCTCTGGCTGAACATCTGTGTCTCTCCAACTTCTCTGCCTCCCACATACAGGGCACCAGCAACAAGAGGCCAACAGCTGTGCCCTTCACCGCTGTGTCTGGGCTTGCTCTCACTGTGGAACTCAGCTAAAAGGAATCCTGGCATAGGGCTGGGACAACCCTAAGACGCAAGGAGGGAACAGGGATGACACTGTGAAGCAACCAAACCAGAGCTGTTCTGCTGTCCAGGGAAAGGGGCAGGAACCCATGTGCCTGTGCAGGGGGTCCCAATCCTCTCTATGGCAGGCAGCCAGGCTCCAGCGAGGATCCCTGTGCCCCACCACCCATGGGGAGTTGGGATCACGGATTCACAACTAAGCAGAACTACCAGGAGATGAGTGGGTGTAGCAACGGAGATGCCTATTGCAAACCTGTGGTTGCAACAAGGGcattctgctgctgctctgcgcCAGAGGGTCCATCTGCCCAGCCCTCCCTAGAGCACCATTTGCTTTGGTTGGGCCAAGATCTTGGCAGAAGATAGGAGCGGGTCAGCACAGAGCCCTCCTGTCCTATTCGCTCCCTTCGCTGCCTGACTTCTCGCTGCCCTTTTCAGGTGCAACTCGGAGGTGAAATATGACTCAGAGAAACACTACAGGGACGACATCTTCTACGGACCCATCCCCACCATAACCGCCTACAGCGAGACGGTCATCGCCACACCAAACTGCACCTGGAGGAACTACAAGTCGCAGCTGATCTTCGAGCCCCGACAGAAGCCCCTGCGGTTCCAGAGCACAACCATCATCTTCCCCAAACGCACCAAGAACATTTACCGAACCACCCTCACCTACAGCCTGGGCGGTGCCAAGCGCTGGTTCGCGTCCAGCGTGCAGCTGGAGCTATGCGAAGAAACCAGCCCCTGCGGCATCTACAGCGAGACCCTTTCATCCGCCCGGGGGGGGCTCTGACGACCACAAGGCCGCGTCCTTCGCTGGCCTCTCCGGACAGACAGATTTGACCAGGTGCCTTCATTGATGGCGACGGGCCCTTGACTACTAGCGGCTGGGCGTGCATGGTCTTAGACGCATCTGAACTGCTCCAAGAGGAGGCCTAGAGGGGATGTACTCTTTATGGATTTGGTCAGCGCAAGGCTGGCGTTTGTTGTGGGACATTTTTGATGTTCAtgctctggattttttttttttttgacacatATCTATTTTAAATAGCATTTCAGTGAAATCAGATAGCAAAGGCCCTAGGTTTGCAGTTACCATATGTTATAGTGCTGCTTCCCAGCTCCATGGGTCTTCTCTAGCATGTAGGTGCGACTTAGCAGTGCCTTGGAAGCCAATCCTATCTGATAGGAGAAGACCAGCTGCAGACTCACCATCCAACCTGTACAGCTGCTATCCGCCTGCTTCTCCTAGTGTTTAAACACAGAGAAGACAGTTGTTATTTTTAATTGCATAAAACATTGATCCCACTCCGAATCCCCATCTGGAGGatggctccaggcagggccggctccagagcccagcggggcaagcacctgcctggggcggccctttcccgggggggcggcaggctgggccggcggacctgccgcagtcatgcctgcgggaggtccactggagccccgggagcagcggacctgccgcaggcatgactgcggaggggacgctcggccggcggctccagtggacctcccgcaggcatgactgcgggcggttcgctggtcccgcggctcggttggacctcccgcaggaatgcctgcggcagctcaaccggagccgccggacctgcgaaccgcccgcagctgtgggaggtccagccgagccgcgcgaccagcggaccctccgcagtcatgcccgcgggaggtccgctgctcccgcggctcgggggcgcctcccgggcatgactgcttggggcggccaaatttgtagagccgcccctggctccaggATTGCATTGCAGCACCACAGTGATCTCCgatttagctttttaaaaaaaaataaaaaattttgtcaccaaaacagggaaGACGGTCGATCGTGCTGACTGGGCACCAGCCTTTCCAGAATAGGCAAGTGCCAAACTCCCATTTGAGACCCTTCTGCGGAGTCAGATGTTTACATGCCATAGTGGGATACCATGCAAGGGGCTTTTAGGGGAGCCGAGAATGGAATGCTTAAGGGCAGATTTGCATTCTAAGGAGGATGCAAGCCAGGGAAAATGGCAGAAAGCTTAGTTAACAGGGataaaacacagagagagaacagATCTAATTCAGGATTAACCTGATTTTATGCAAAGGCAGCTTATGACAATCAGGTTAACTAGGGGTAGGAGAATATGCTTTCAAGGGCAGTTCCTCGAGGACCAAAAGCCTTTTCTGTTATATGAGATGATAAAGACCATAGCAGGAGCAGAATTTTAAACTCTGAGTTGAAGACTGTCAACAGGACAGATGTTTCCAAAATTCAGCAGAATGGGGCCGTGGCTCATCGCCAGCCTGCTGAGTCCGGTAATAGTGCACAATAGTAATAATTTATCCAAGGACAATGAAAGGAACTGCCTATTCCtaccctctgctcctcccccaagCTGATTAGTTCCCATGCAGCTGTAAAAACTCAGAGGTGGGCAGCCTTCAGAAGGTGCCAGCAGGCCAGCACCAGCAGCCAGCTTCAAACCTGGCTGATCCCTCCCTGCCACCTACAAGCTCTCGGAGATCTGGCACTAACAGATACTGTCACTGGGTCCCACGGCATCTGCATGTCGCCTTGTCCCTGAGACAGACCCCTGCTAGCAGAGACTGATTTGACACCCCTTTCCCACCTCTTCTTCACAAAGAATGGATTTAGCCACCTGGTACCTTATTTTTTTGTGAGGTGAAGCTGGAAGAGGGAAGTTGGTTGCTCTTTTTTAAATGCTCACTTTCACTTGCATCTAAACTATGAGGAAACCATCCGCTCTAGGGCTTCAACTGGCATCAGCATTAAAAGGAATCAAGAAAAGAGAACAACAGTGCTCTGGCAGGCTCTGTTTTATTGCAGGACTCCATATGTGGCATTGCTGTACTGATCTGTTAGCTGTTTTCATTTCCCTCTGGGGATAACAAACTGCAGCAAGACAAGCACGGCTCTGGACGGGAAAGGAATTAAGGAAATCATGCCCATAGTGATGAAAAAATGAACCCATTCAGCATCACCCACAAAGATTATTTGATGTGCCTACAAGTGGGACTTTTGTGTTGATTAGACTACAACAGGAACAATGCTAAGCAACAGTACGTCAGTAAATGACAGTGCCTATGCAGAGGGGTAAGAAAACAATACAAGATCCCAACGCTGTTACTGCTTTGTGAATACAGGCCAACAGGGCTGGGATTGTCAATGGAGACAAAAGGAATTAGACACCTAACTCTCACTGGATTTGTATGGGATTTGGACATCTACGGTAAAATTCTGATCATcacctaagttccattttcaaaggaGACAGACTGAGATCCgcaaaggtatttagatacctAGCTCCTAGGGGAATTATGCACCTAAATAtatttgaagatctgggccttggGCACTTAGGAACTTTTAGTCTCATTTAAAATCAATAGACCTTAGGTGTCTACGTGCCTATGTCTCTTTGGCAAATGGGACTTACAGGTAACATTTTCAAGAGCATCTAACTCCTGCAGGCTTTTTAGCTAAACAGCTCTGAAAGTCAATGTCTATTtggtcccctcccccactccctttcttaagtgttttgttttgtatttgtcttGCTGCAATTCTGATTGTTATTTCAGTGTACACATGACCAGCCAAGTTACAACACCTAATAATAAGGAATAACGGACTCCTTGCCCAGAAAGTTTGTACTCACACGAATGCCCACAGCTGTTAAAAATGCCATGATAAACTAAAAACAAACGAACCCctccagatatttaaaaaaaaacagatttgaaaAGATCAGGTTTCCTTCTACGTAAGCGGgtgaatggtcctgctattgtggggaacgtTCCTCGCTTACACACTACCCCAATGGAATCGGCTAGCGAAAGGATcggagtcctcgctcccactcccaTTACCTtgcctgacctcaagggctccccttcaactctcctgtgtggcagagccCTCGTAACCCCGAGAAGGCTGGATCCAGGATTCCGGGGGGGACTCGCCCCCCTATCTTGTGgtggtcacttaggacaggggATAAGGTGGCCTCACTCCGGGGTGCTTACTCCACTCTGGacccttccctgacccactgatcattgcaCATGGTTCAAAACAAATACAATGTATTAAACAGCAACCAATGAAAACATAAGGCCAAAACGGGAAAGGCCAAAGGAAAACACGTCTCTGTGGGCCCGGGGGGACCCCAAGCAGcatctctggaatgtcagggcagttcacagcctgttcctcacccggcccaggccctggctgtgctgcagggacgctgcgggtcggacacttgctctggcggtggccacagggcctcaggctctaggtggccgggcccttcttcccagcgtcaccCCTCGTCGGGGTTACGATCCCCTTCATGCAAagcctcttggctgggggcgtctccctgcgctgggctgcTGCCCCGAacccccccactctcccctgctgctcaccgcacccagctccgggcggctccagccccactctgcctcccgcgcagctccctgggctgcccctcctCTGGTTCTCTCTGGCCGGCGCGGTCCTGCTCTCCCCTTAACTCAGCCCCGCGctggcccaggcagctcccctcacacggaggacgggactcCTGGTCTCCCTCATTGGccggcctgccctgtcaatcagggtGATTTGGAGCGTTGGCCTCTCCCACTGCCCCCAGGGAGTGTCAGTCTCAtcggcccttcccccttctattggtacTGGGAGTTGGCCAGCCAAAAAACCCCACTGCCTTTGAGTACGGGACCAACAGCCCCCTTACGTTCTGTTTCAAAAGCCAGGGGGAAAGGCAGTTCATTTGTGTAACCAGAACTCTTTCCTTTCTGAACCAGGGCcattcttggggggggggttgtttgttttaaagaagcATATTTTTTATTCAGACACTAACTTGAAGTCTTAATGTATCTCTGAAGTGTTGATTGCGGTGACACCGCTAGCACTGAAAGCTGTGCACTTGCTCTGTCCAGCACATTGACTTCAGGCATAAAGGAGCATAGTATTTGCCCCAAACTATCCAGcttcaaatgtgtgtgtgtgtgtggggggtgtcctACCATAacccacttagggtatgtcttcatggCACAGTTAACTCGAGTGATTGGCAGCCAGGTCTGAGTTGTCTGCAAAGCCACACAAGCTACTGGGGCCTCGCATTTTCCCATGTGCGTCAGTAGACTTCAGGGGGCATAGCCTATGGTCCTTTGTGCAGTGGTCAACTGGGCCGCTCTGTAATCCCTTCCCAGTGAATTgtaggagaacttgtctgtccttccgGGTGCATGGAGGGGAATTTTGGGATGGTGTGGAGGACTACTGGCGCACGAGTGATTtagcctgtgtcctcactgcaaagtgggtgggttaCCAGCTTGAGCGAAAGCAGCCACTGAGCGCTAACCCGGCTCCACCAGACTCAGGGGGGAGGGTTGTGTTTGTGGAAGGGATGGGTGTTAGAGCCAATATCTGAGCAAGAGCCCAAATTACCTCTGCAGTGAAGAGAGACCCTTAGGCTGTTCAGGGCTCTCTCTCCAAAGAGTAGACAGAGTGGTAAATTGAGGCTCCAGTCTCCATGAGCTGAAGGGGAACCCCAAGGTCCTTGAACCTGTATTCCTGCTCTCGGATTGGAACTTAatcccccccacactcactctAAAATTAGAAGAGCCCATCCCAAGGTTGCACCTGTTTGGACAATCTGGACCTGATTTCCCCTTGATGACTTTAGACTGCCAACAGGGTGACTTACAAGCTGCAGTTCAGTCTTACCTGTTAAATTCCCTGCTCTTGTTGGTGGCAAGGGGCAGGCCAGAGTCAGAAAGCAAACTAAATGGCCGTCCCTTGCCAGGCTGGCTCCGCATTGACGTCGTCTTGCCTTCAGGAATCCCGCCGGCTATTTGTTGTGCCCTTGCCACAGTGACGCCTGTAGCTGAGCCAATGCAGCAGGTCACTTGTGCTGCTCTCCCTCATCGCAGCATGCTGGGCAGACACCACCTCGCTGCCTAGGAAGCCTGTTCTTCCTGCCTTTGTTTTATGAATGCCAGCTGCTGCAAAAAATCTGGTTGGCAAATGAAATCCAGGGGCAGACACCTGACTCGCTGTCCGTccttcagccccactcccctgacACACTCTGCTTAAGTCAAAGCTTCCTCGGCAGCCTGCGACTGGCTCTTGGGAGGCTGCTCAAGGTGGGAGGAAAGGTACAAAGCATCTTTCCCACCCCAACTGTGCACAGGCCCGGTCCTTGTGCCCCCAGGACATATGCTCCcccaaagggggcagggagcactgCAGGCTGGCTAATTGCAGAGGTGAATACACACTGCACTGTCTTAGGGGGTGGGTCAGTGCGTGCTGTGTTCTCCTGGGGTTCCCGCTAGGGTGGCGTGACTCTGCActatgcctgccactgcccaGAAGGCACAACCCAGCCCTTACTCACCATATCTTTTCCACCCCTTGCCCTCCCGCAACAGCTCCACTCCAAGCTGAGGCGAGCTCCCACCAGGCATAAGCATGGTCACTGTGTGAAGGTTCTGCTGGCTCCCAGCAGTTGCCAGGGACAGATGTAAAACACGTTGGTTTGGAGTGCGAGTGTCTTTGTCCTTCCAAACGAATCCACCCCCAGTTCTGGGCTTTGCTTGCTGTGCAGACACTTAAACGCGCTTTCAGACTAGAAAACGTACTTGAAAGAAACGTCCAATCGTGCCGTTCTCAGCTCTGGGGgagcaaaagtgatttttattggCTTGTTTtgccttaaaaagaaaaaaaagatagaGTCACAGATGTGGTTTCTTAACAGCCAAACGGTCGAAAAAGCAGCAGTTGCTCAAATCCTGAACATGGCTCAGCttcagtggctgcagaacagttTGCACTGATCAGGCCTCTGGAGAGCTGCAAGGTATTTCGCTTGTTAGGAGACCAAAAAGCACAGGAGGTTATTGAACATCCTAGGGAGCAATGAAATCAGTGTCACTGGGTGCCAGCAGGACTGAAAGGGAAAACATACAGTCTGACCTGTATCATTAGAGCTGAGATGTCCTGAATAATAATCTTACAGAGGAACATGAATGGATCTAAACCAGGGACTTGGAACTATAATACAGCACGTGTATGGTAGTTGTAGGGTTTTTCAAATAACTTCTAACATTTTCTGAGCGATTTGGACTGGGATTATGTCTGTGCAGATCTATAATAGATCGGGCCCTGTAGTCTATAACAGCTCCAATTGCCATCATTTATCTGGTCCTTGTTTTTGGTTAGAGATGCCCAAAATACAATTTGTGGGATAACTTGGTTCATTCCCAATGCAGTCCAGCGCTGCAGTACAAATACCCAGCCAGGTAATTCAGTATACTAATGACCCTAGCTAGCCATTTGTATGTGTGGTTACATGCAATCACAGCGATTGGTCTCCTAGATTAAGTGCGTGATTGCACAGGTAGCTGGTTTGTCACTGGAGGTGTACAATAAGCTGACAAGCAATGGGGCGAAGGTTCAGCGGAATAAGGTGTGCAATGCATTGGCAAGAGGAAATGCTTCTGCAGATGGAACCCACTGGCTCATGCTAAGCAGGGATTATACCCAACAGGTCTGATCTCCCCTTGTTCCCCCAGTTAGGACAAGGTTTGGGGGGCTccctacaggattgggcccttacaaCACCAGGCTTTTATTTAACTTGTCTAAGGGCTCTAGCCAACTCCCTGTGAAATCAGCCAAAAGACTCCTACTGAGCTCAGTGGCAGTCAGATCAGATCCTGTTGCAGCCACATTTATCGTTTGCTAGTTTAATGCTCTCTCTCAAAGCAACGTCATCAATTACAGCCTAGATTTCCTTGACATCGCCTCTCATTCAGTGTGGTCTTGTACCCATGTCAGTTTCCTGTAACGTAGTTGCAACAAGATGGGtcagttttcttttgttttaactcTGTCCCTTTGGGTATTCGTACACAAATACATCCCAGATTCTAGGAGaacctccactgacttcactgggcttttgGTTTGATGCCGAATCAGTGCATGAATCACCCATGTGCTTGTGATAGTCAGAAGCAGCCATGTCTTGCCTTCTTCCTACACAGTGCTTTTTACCCACTCGCTAGCCATATCCCTGTGGCCCGTTTACATGCTGCCAAGAGTCAGAAGTGCTGCAAACAAAGCTCCTTTTCTGGTTTGGAGAACAATAATTGTTACATCTCACTTGAACACCATAAATTGGATTCTAGGTTTGCTATGTCAATAAGAAAGGGCTGATTTTTTTCCAATTAATTTCTGCCAGCAGCAAATAAATGCCTTATTTGTAGCGTTTTGTGCATTTAAAGGGGCTGTTTCATTTTACAGAGCTCTCTTTTTTTTAAGGGatataattaattttaaacaacagatctttatacatttatttttccAGAGTTACAGGCTGTTAATCTACAATGAGTAAATGTAGCTTTGAAAAGGTGTATTTCCCTGAGCAGTTACTTACCAATGTCACCCAAACTCTTGAGCTTTTTTGACCTGGTTGTTTTCCATCATGACATGAGCTCAATGGATAGAGTTGGTCAAGATCTTTCTTTTAATACTTTCCTGACCGCAGTGAaaatttgtcttttttaaaaaaaacagaaacttCTGCAGaaaactccttttttttttccaaaatgttctGCTTGGCCATCCCAACCAGAAATTTGgaaatgtcaattttttttaccttttgAGGGGGTTGTTTCTCTAGACCATTTTGTCACAGAATGTAATAGAATCAATTATGCCCAgagtttgtttgttctttgtttttcatAATTCCTTTGTAACATTTTGaaagagagtgagagaaagaaagagacagacagacagactctgGGCATCACTTATTTTATTGCATTCAGTGACAAAAAGAGAAACCCTCCCCAAACAAAATACTGACATTTCTACATCTTTCAATTCAAGATTTTgacattttccaaaacaaaatttgcaaaaagaaaattaaaaaaattcagaacaCAAATTACTTTGAAAGTTGTTTTGAAAGGGTTATTCCTTTCTTTGATCAGCTCAACACAGAAGCTCTCCTCAAGGTGAAATAGACACGGATTCATGTCCAAGGCCCGTGATTTCCAAACTTGTGAAAAAAGGGATCGTTTTTGATAGCAGCATTTCAGTGAGCAGCGGGGCAGGCATGTGTATGCTACTTATTATTTATGTTGACTGTGTCTTGCCaaaaaaatttatatatataaaaaattagaAAAGGTAGCTAAAGAATGAGTCAGCAAAAATCGGTGTAAAGTGAACTGAAGACTAGAGGGTACGGGAATCTGATATAAATGTTACTGAGTCTGTATGTGAACATCACAAAGTAGGATATTTTACTATTTTCATCTTTCTGGACATTCTACCTGTAGTGACACAGACATTTTCCATCCTTGAGGCTgaggaaccaaaaaaaaaaaaatccctcctgaCTTGCATCCATTCAGGCTGATTGAAAACAGTGAAtctcagaatttggcctgaagCCCCCAGATCCTGCACCTAACTCAGTTCAGCGCTGTGGCATGCCCTTGTGGAGCCAGGTATACAGTGTGGCTTTCAAGGCAGTAGAAGTCTGTGAAAAGGCTCATGTTGATTTCAATAGGTTTTGGGTCAGGCTGTAGGCGACTGTGGGTGGGATCTTCAAATGCTCCCAGTGTcgacctaactctgctcccactgaagtcaatgagagctagACCCCATTGGT
The Mauremys mutica isolate MM-2020 ecotype Southern chromosome 16, ASM2049712v1, whole genome shotgun sequence genome window above contains:
- the RFLNA gene encoding refilin-A isoform X2 — protein: MVGHLHLQGMEESLKEKSREGLLDSPDSGLPPSPSPPFYTLAPGIIGGSSTGPDHPGHGPRKEAKEGKVIPYLLVNSSVPETRPRMFPVFFGESIEVNPEPVQEIRCNSEVKYDSEKHYRDDIFYGPIPTITAYSETVIATPNCTWRNYKSQLIFEPRQKPLRFQSTTIIFPKRTKNIYRTTLTYSLGGAKRWFASSVQLELCEETSPCGIYSETLSSARGGL